One Dromiciops gliroides isolate mDroGli1 chromosome 3, mDroGli1.pri, whole genome shotgun sequence DNA segment encodes these proteins:
- the LOC122750198 gene encoding LOW QUALITY PROTEIN: ribonuclease P protein subunit p30-like (The sequence of the model RefSeq protein was modified relative to this genomic sequence to represent the inferred CDS: inserted 1 base in 1 codon), with the protein MAVFADLNLRKVSDTKALKGLLENAAHLGFSTVAINHVVDFKEKKQEIDKPIVPSELFSSLSIVQGKSKPIKILSRLTLIVSDPSHCNVLIRATSSRVKLYDIVAVFPKTEKLFHVACTSLDVDLVCITVTEKLPFYFRRPPINVAIERGIGFEITYSPAIKDSTMRRYTISNALSLMQICKGKNVIISSGAERPLEIRGPYDVANLGXLFGLSESDAKAAVSTNCRATLLHGETRKTAFGIIYTTKKPRTSEDDDSVPACKKAKCED; encoded by the exons ATGGCGGTGTTTGCGGATTTGAATCTGAGGAAGGTCTCTGACACGAAAGCCCTTAAGGGTCTTCTGGAGAACGCTGCTCACCTTGGGTTTTCGACTGTTGCCATTAATCATGTTGTGGACTTTAAGGAAAAGAAGCAG gaaattgacaAACCAATAGTTCCTTCTgaacttttttcatctttgtctatTGTACAGGGGAAATCGAAACCTATTAAAATTTTAAGTAGACTGACACTTATAGTATCAGATCCATCTCACTGCAATGTTCTGATT CGAGCAACATCTTCTCGTGTCAAGCTATATGACATTGTTGCAGTTTTTCCTAAGACAGAAAAACTTTTCCATGTTGCTTGCACTAGTTTAGATGTGGATTTGGTATGCATAACAGTAACAGAGAAATTGCCATTTTACTTCAGAAGACCTCCTATTAATGTGGCAATTGAACGAGGCATCGGCTTTGAGATTACTTATTCTCCTGCCATCAAAGACTCTACAATGAGGAGATATACCATTTCCAATGCACTCAGTCTGATGCAGATCTGCAAAGGGAAAAATGTAATTATATCTAGTGGTGCAGAAAGGCCTTTGGAAATAAGAGGACCATATGATGTAGCAAACTTAG TTTTGTTTGGACTCTCTGAAAGTGATGCCAAGGCAGCAGTATCCACAAATTGCAGGGCAACGCTTCTTCATGGAGAAACCAGAAAGACTGCTTTTGGTATTATTTATACAACAAAGAAGCCAAGAACATCTGAGGATGATGATAGTGTTCCAGCCTGCAAAAAAGCCAAGTGTGAGGACTGA